In Thermodesulfobacteriota bacterium, one DNA window encodes the following:
- a CDS encoding thiamine pyrophosphate-dependent enzyme, which produces MEEKWIAGTPRLWRDIPVIIPFCPGCQHGTAVKALCEVIDELDMEGNSVLVVGVGCYTMASVLVNADSIMVAHGRPCDVASAMKRILGKDTIVITWQGDGDALAIGCEPTIHAAARSEKITTFMINNGNYGTTGGQLAPTTVMGQVTTTTPFGRNQDQGYPIQATEFIGSLKGVAYSARGAFTSPANYKKTKKYMKKALEKQRDGVGYSFVEILSTCPANWHLSPKESLKRIEEEVIPEFPLGEFKDVDKIE; this is translated from the coding sequence ATGGAAGAAAAATGGATTGCTGGAACACCCAGATTATGGAGGGATATCCCAGTGATTATACCTTTCTGTCCTGGTTGTCAGCATGGTACTGCTGTGAAGGCACTATGTGAAGTAATAGATGAATTGGATATGGAGGGAAATTCGGTTTTAGTAGTTGGTGTGGGCTGCTATACAATGGCATCTGTATTGGTAAACGCGGATTCAATAATGGTTGCCCACGGCAGGCCATGCGATGTGGCATCCGCTATGAAACGTATCCTCGGCAAGGATACCATAGTCATAACCTGGCAGGGAGACGGGGATGCCCTGGCTATAGGTTGCGAGCCAACGATACATGCAGCAGCCAGAAGTGAAAAGATAACCACTTTTATGATCAATAACGGTAACTATGGAACCACCGGTGGACAATTGGCTCCTACCACAGTAATGGGGCAGGTAACTACTACAACACCCTTTGGAAGGAACCAAGACCAGGGATACCCAATACAGGCAACCGAATTCATAGGTAGTTTAAAAGGGGTAGCCTATTCTGCCAGGGGTGCATTTACCAGCCCAGCCAATTATAAAAAAACTAAAAAATATATGAAAAAGGCTCTGGAGAAGCAGAGGGATGGTGTAGGATATAGCTTTGTAGAGATACTTTCTACCTGTCCTGCCAACTGGCACCTATCCCCTAAAGAGAGCTTAAAGAGAATCGAGGAGGAAGTAATACCCGAATTCCCTCTGGGGGAATTCAAAGACGTTGACAAGATTGAATAG
- a CDS encoding 2-oxoacid:acceptor oxidoreductase family protein, producing MKEALSKRHDVIIAGIGGTGSMIIGQILASAAVSEYRYVLWNPSMTTARRGAPADCTVILSDDEIASPLLFGAQTIVMTESSRLKVFEDRVLPDGLIIMESVGKNGSLERSDIKVLEIPGIETAARLGNALARNMVLLGAYIEKVTPIPAELIEEEISKRFQNNNKLQELNIAAFREGIKIATNL from the coding sequence ATGAAAGAAGCGCTATCCAAAAGACACGATGTAATAATAGCCGGAATCGGCGGAACGGGATCAATGATAATAGGGCAGATTCTGGCATCTGCGGCTGTCTCAGAATACAGATATGTACTGTGGAACCCCAGTATGACCACTGCAAGAAGAGGAGCCCCTGCTGATTGTACAGTTATTCTCTCCGATGATGAGATTGCTTCACCTCTCCTTTTTGGAGCACAGACCATAGTTATGACAGAATCGTCTCGCCTGAAGGTCTTTGAGGACAGGGTACTGCCCGATGGCTTGATTATTATGGAGAGCGTCGGGAAAAATGGGAGTCTGGAAAGAAGCGACATCAAGGTATTAGAAATACCTGGCATTGAAACCGCTGCAAGACTGGGCAATGCCCTGGCTCGAAATATGGTCCTCCTGGGAGCGTACATAGAAAAAGTAACACCCATTCCAGCCGAATTGATAGAGGAAGAAATCAGCAAAAGGTTTCAAAATAATAATAAATTACAGGAGCTTAATATAGCAGCCTTCAGAGAAGGGATTAAGATAGCAACAAACCTCTAG
- the cobS gene encoding adenosylcobinamide-GDP ribazoletransferase, producing the protein MKRFVIALQFLTIVRLSRNIQIEPEELGRSMGYFPMVGLVLGLILILFNILLLRILPAPAVDGILITILIVFTGALHLDGLADTIDGLAGGNSKKEILHIMRDSNTGAIGVVGLTMTLLLKYTLLMNIPYEIKNQILVVMPVIGRWSMVELPLFSQYARSTEGIGSPFTAYLRKRDFIFASVSAMLVSFALLGIKGIIIMIAIGIVTLGLARFLKVKIGGITGDTFGAINEISEVLFLILVLAFLNNT; encoded by the coding sequence ATGAAACGGTTTGTTATTGCTCTGCAGTTCCTGACAATTGTTCGCCTTTCCAGAAACATTCAAATAGAGCCTGAAGAACTCGGAAGATCTATGGGATACTTTCCCATGGTTGGATTGGTTCTCGGGCTTATCTTAATCCTCTTTAATATATTACTCTTGCGTATCTTACCCGCTCCTGCAGTAGATGGCATCTTGATAACTATACTGATAGTCTTTACAGGTGCCCTGCATCTCGATGGTCTGGCTGATACTATAGATGGCTTGGCCGGGGGGAATTCTAAGAAGGAAATTCTTCATATAATGCGCGACAGCAATACAGGTGCCATAGGGGTTGTTGGTTTAACAATGACACTATTATTGAAATATACTCTCCTCATGAATATCCCGTATGAAATTAAGAATCAGATTTTGGTCGTTATGCCAGTGATTGGCAGGTGGTCTATGGTAGAACTTCCACTCTTCTCTCAGTACGCCAGGTCAACAGAGGGTATTGGGTCACCCTTTACTGCTTATCTAAGGAAAAGAGACTTTATATTTGCTTCAGTCAGTGCTATGTTAGTATCCTTTGCGCTCTTGGGGATAAAAGGGATAATTATAATGATTGCTATTGGCATAGTTACATTAGGTTTGGCTAGATTTCTAAAGGTCAAAATTGGAGGTATCACAGGAGACACCTTTGGCGCTATCAATGAGATAAGTGAAGTTTTATTCCTAATCTTAGTGCTGGCATTTCTGAACAATACTTAA
- the cobT gene encoding nicotinate-nucleotide--dimethylbenzimidazole phosphoribosyltransferase has translation MQKLKDTLAKIEPLKEELFQKAQERLDNLTKPKGSLGRLEDFAKKYVAITRNLNPKIKSKFIFTFAGDHGIVEEGISAFPKEVTGQMVLNFITGGAGVNVLARHIGAEVVVVDIGVDHDFEPANGLLIRKIARGTKNMSKRPAMTMEEAINAINVGIDIANEYAAGGADIFGTGDMGIGNTTASSAILAAITGEPLSRITGRGTGIDDQTLMRKMGAIEKSISVNNPNPRDPLDVLAKLGGFEIAGIAGLIIGAAANRVPAVVDGFISTAGALIATEINPLIKSYIFASHASAEPGHNIMLDRIGLEPMLDLSLRLGEGTGAALGITLVDAGVKILTEMATFGDVNVEEAIR, from the coding sequence ATGCAAAAGCTAAAAGATACTTTGGCGAAGATTGAACCCTTAAAGGAAGAATTATTCCAAAAAGCACAAGAAAGGCTGGATAATCTCACAAAGCCTAAGGGGAGCCTTGGAAGGTTGGAGGATTTTGCAAAAAAATACGTAGCTATAACCAGGAATCTTAATCCAAAGATTAAAAGCAAGTTTATTTTTACCTTTGCCGGTGATCATGGAATAGTAGAGGAGGGAATTAGTGCCTTTCCAAAAGAGGTTACAGGACAAATGGTGCTTAATTTTATAACAGGAGGTGCCGGGGTAAATGTGCTGGCCAGACACATAGGCGCTGAAGTTGTAGTGGTTGATATTGGAGTGGACCATGACTTTGAACCAGCAAACGGGTTGCTTATCAGAAAGATTGCCCGGGGAACTAAAAATATGTCAAAAAGGCCGGCAATGACAATGGAAGAAGCAATAAATGCTATAAATGTAGGTATCGATATTGCTAATGAGTATGCCGCTGGTGGCGCCGATATTTTTGGTACCGGAGACATGGGCATTGGAAACACGACAGCTAGCAGTGCAATCCTGGCAGCAATAACCGGTGAACCTTTGAGTAGGATCACAGGCAGAGGCACAGGGATAGATGATCAAACCCTTATGAGAAAGATGGGGGCAATTGAGAAGTCTATAAGCGTTAACAATCCGAACCCAAGGGATCCTCTGGACGTCCTGGCAAAGCTGGGTGGATTTGAGATTGCTGGAATTGCAGGTCTTATTATTGGGGCAGCAGCTAATAGAGTTCCAGCAGTAGTTGATGGTTTTATTTCAACTGCTGGCGCATTAATAGCTACTGAGATTAACCCTTTAATTAAGTCCTATATCTTTGCCTCCCATGCATCAGCAGAGCCTGGACATAATATAATGCTTGACAGAATAGGGTTAGAGCCAATGTTAGATTTATCTCTCAGACTGGGTGAAGGAACTGGCGCAGCATTGGGAATTACTCTGGTGGATGCCGGGGTAAAGATCTTGACCGAGATGGCTACCTTTGGGGACGTCAATGTTGAAGAAGCAATAAGATAA
- the cobU gene encoding bifunctional adenosylcobinamide kinase/adenosylcobinamide-phosphate guanylyltransferase produces MSHEIIFVTGGARSGKSTFAYNLANSISSPRAYIATAEPLDDEMKERIKRHQEERGRGWDTIEEPIDLPGIFSGIRGKYTVVLVDCITLWVSNLLHLYKNDEKNVMDDVEKLIGVCKKIDSRLIVVSNEVGMGIVPENRMARLFRDISGKTNQMLANMAGSVYFIISGLPVKIK; encoded by the coding sequence ATGAGCCATGAAATAATCTTTGTAACAGGTGGAGCACGGAGCGGGAAGAGTACTTTTGCCTACAATCTCGCCAACTCAATTAGCAGCCCCCGAGCTTATATCGCTACTGCTGAACCTCTGGATGATGAGATGAAAGAGAGAATAAAAAGGCATCAGGAGGAAAGGGGACGAGGTTGGGATACCATAGAGGAACCCATTGATCTACCGGGGATTTTTAGTGGAATAAGGGGAAAATACACAGTAGTTTTGGTAGACTGCATAACTCTTTGGGTCTCTAATCTCTTGCATCTATACAAAAATGATGAAAAGAATGTAATGGATGATGTTGAGAAATTAATAGGTGTGTGTAAAAAAATTGATTCCCGTCTTATTGTTGTCTCCAACGAGGTAGGGATGGGGATAGTTCCGGAAAACAGGATGGCACGGTTATTTAGAGATATCTCTGGTAAGACAAATCAAATGCTGGCGAATATGGCCGGTTCAGTTTATTTTATAATATCGGGGTTACCTGTAAAAATAAAGTGA
- a CDS encoding 4Fe-4S binding protein: MIINYGYTDGSGEYYIVIDTDKCDGCGECVPACPQNVLELAEDDYGDVVVKVRDKVKSKVSYVCLGFNPGCSKNEVNCRSVCKHDVISHTW; the protein is encoded by the coding sequence ATGATAATTAACTATGGGTATACAGACGGCAGTGGAGAATATTATATTGTAATAGACACTGATAAGTGTGACGGCTGTGGGGAATGTGTTCCTGCCTGTCCCCAAAATGTACTCGAACTTGCCGAAGATGATTACGGGGATGTAGTTGTAAAAGTGAGAGATAAGGTAAAGAGCAAGGTTAGCTATGTATGCCTGGGTTTTAACCCGGGGTGTAGTAAAAATGAGGTGAACTGCCGAAGTGTATGCAAACATGACGTAATCTCCCATACATGGTAG